The following coding sequences lie in one Clostridiaceae bacterium genomic window:
- a CDS encoding energy-coupling factor transporter ATPase has product MRANIVEVKDVSFTYRSASQNQKEIEALTDINISVKTGEFLVILGRNGSGKSTFAKLLNALLLPDTGVVIINGLRTDDQNNLWDIRSTAGMVFQNPDNQIVGTIVEDDVAFGPENLGIPPEEIRKRVDDSLKTVGMWEYRKHAPHLLSGGQKQKVAVAGILAMKPKCIILDEATSMLDPIGRKELMQVLKKLNKEENITIIHITHHMDEASMADRVIVIDEGRIVVNGSPAQVFSNVEEIKSLGLDIPQITELFYELNKEGYQFPLDILDVDEASKVLSTYIL; this is encoded by the coding sequence GTGAGAGCAAATATAGTTGAAGTGAAAGATGTAAGTTTTACGTATCGGTCCGCATCTCAAAATCAAAAAGAAATAGAGGCTCTTACCGATATTAATATTAGTGTAAAAACAGGTGAGTTTCTGGTTATATTAGGAAGAAACGGCTCCGGCAAGTCCACATTTGCCAAATTGCTTAATGCATTACTTTTACCTGATACAGGGGTAGTAATAATTAACGGTTTAAGAACAGATGACCAGAACAATCTTTGGGATATAAGAAGTACAGCAGGTATGGTATTTCAGAATCCAGACAACCAGATTGTTGGAACCATAGTTGAGGATGATGTAGCTTTTGGTCCGGAAAACCTGGGGATACCGCCCGAAGAAATACGCAAAAGAGTTGATGATTCACTAAAAACTGTGGGAATGTGGGAATATAGGAAACATGCACCTCATCTCCTGTCAGGAGGTCAAAAGCAAAAGGTTGCAGTAGCTGGTATTTTAGCTATGAAGCCTAAATGTATTATACTTGACGAAGCTACTTCCATGCTGGACCCTATTGGAAGAAAGGAGTTAATGCAGGTTTTAAAGAAGTTAAACAAAGAAGAGAATATTACCATTATCCATATTACTCACCATATGGATGAGGCAAGCATGGCTGACAGAGTTATTGTTATTGATGAAGGCCGTATTGTTGTTAATGGAAGTCCTGCACAGGTTTTTTCAAATGTTGAGGAAATAAAGAGCTTGGGTCTGGATATTCCTCAGATAACAGAGCTTTTTTATGAACTAAATAAAGAAGGATATCAATTCCCTCTTGATATATTGGATGTAGATGAGGCTTCTAAAGTTTTATCGACTTATATACTCTGA
- the rpsI gene encoding 30S ribosomal protein S9 yields MATVQYCGTGRRKKSIARVRLIPGDGKIIINERSIDDYFGLETLKVIVRQPLVLTGTEGKYDVLCKVVGGGFTGQAGAIRHGIARALTVADESLRPALKKAGFLTRDPRMKERKKYGLKKARRAPQFSKR; encoded by the coding sequence ATGGCAACAGTGCAATATTGCGGTACTGGAAGAAGAAAAAAATCCATTGCAAGAGTCAGACTAATACCTGGAGATGGAAAAATAATAATTAATGAAAGAAGTATAGATGATTATTTTGGTTTGGAGACATTAAAGGTTATAGTTAGGCAGCCTTTAGTACTTACTGGAACAGAAGGTAAATATGATGTGCTTTGTAAGGTAGTTGGAGGTGGATTCACTGGCCAGGCAGGAGCAATAAGGCATGGCATTGCAAGAGCTCTTACTGTTGCTGATGAGTCGCTTAGACCAGCTTTAAAAAAGGCTGGATTCCTTACAAGAGACCCAAGAATGAAGGAAAGAAAGAAATATGGGCTCAAAAAAGCTCGTAGGGCTCCACAGTTTTCAAAGAGATAA
- a CDS encoding energy-coupling factor transporter ATPase, producing MSIVVENLSHIYMKGSPFQKEALKNVSFTINSGEFVGIIGHTGSGKSTLVQHFNGLLKPTSGKVIINGENICNKNLRELRKQVGIVFQYPEHQLFEETVYKDIAFGLVKQDLDKEIIRDNVISAINSVGLDESILDKSPFDLSGGQKRRVAIAGVLVMNPSILILDEPTAGLDPKGRDEIFQLIKDLHSIRGITIILVSHSMEDVAKLVERVIVMNKGQIEMDGSIKDVFSNIEKLENIGLSAPQITYLMKRLKQYIPSIRTDIFTVKQAKDEILKHLKAKQKLY from the coding sequence ATGTCGATTGTAGTTGAGAATCTTTCACATATATATATGAAGGGTAGTCCTTTTCAAAAGGAAGCTTTAAAGAACGTTAGTTTTACTATAAATAGCGGAGAATTTGTAGGGATAATTGGACATACAGGCTCTGGCAAGTCGACTCTTGTACAGCATTTTAACGGTTTGCTTAAGCCTACCAGCGGAAAAGTAATAATAAATGGGGAAAATATTTGTAACAAGAATCTCAGAGAATTGCGAAAACAAGTAGGAATCGTGTTCCAATATCCAGAACACCAGCTTTTTGAGGAAACAGTATATAAGGATATTGCCTTCGGGCTGGTTAAACAGGATTTAGACAAGGAAATAATAAGGGATAACGTTATTAGTGCAATAAATTCAGTTGGTTTAGATGAATCCATTTTAGATAAATCTCCCTTTGATTTATCCGGAGGACAGAAGAGAAGGGTTGCTATTGCAGGAGTGCTTGTAATGAATCCCAGTATATTGATACTGGATGAACCTACTGCAGGCCTGGATCCAAAGGGAAGAGATGAAATATTCCAGTTAATTAAGGATCTGCACAGCATCAGGGGAATCACAATAATATTGGTTTCACACAGTATGGAGGATGTCGCAAAGCTTGTGGAGAGGGTAATTGTCATGAATAAAGGACAGATTGAAATGGATGGCTCCATAAAAGATGTGTTCAGCAATATAGAAAAGTTAGAGAATATTGGGCTATCTGCGCCCCAGATAACTTATCTGATGAAAAGATTAAAACAATATATTCCCAGTATAAGAACAGATATATTTACTGTAAAGCAGGCAAAAGACGAAATTTTAAAGCATCTGAAAGCTAAACAAAAATTGTATTAA
- a CDS encoding energy-coupling factor transporter transmembrane protein EcfT: protein MIKDITLGQYIPGDSFLHRTDPRVKIILVLLYMVIIFLTTTYLGLLMVVLFTLIGIIGSGIPLRYALRGMKPIIVILLFATIINIFTVDGTPIFEYGFITITYEGLDTAAKMSIRLVLLVVSASLLTLTTTPIMLTDGIEKLLGPFKRIGVPAHEIAMMMTIALRFIPTLLEEADKIMKAQSARGADFDTGNLVERAKSFIPVLVPLFVSAFRRADELATAMEARCYRGSTGRTRMKQLKITQIDVLMIIIMLLFSVLVMYIQYA from the coding sequence ATGATTAAAGATATTACATTAGGTCAATATATACCAGGGGATTCATTTTTGCATAGAACAGACCCCAGGGTTAAGATAATTCTCGTACTTTTATATATGGTAATTATTTTTTTGACAACCACATATCTGGGGTTATTAATGGTGGTATTATTTACCCTGATAGGAATAATAGGTTCAGGTATTCCCTTAAGATATGCACTCAGAGGAATGAAGCCAATAATAGTTATTCTGTTATTTGCCACCATTATAAATATATTTACTGTGGATGGAACACCCATATTTGAATACGGGTTTATAACAATAACATATGAAGGACTGGATACAGCTGCAAAAATGTCAATAAGACTTGTACTGCTTGTAGTATCTGCTTCTTTGCTTACCCTTACAACCACCCCCATAATGCTGACAGATGGAATTGAAAAGCTTCTGGGACCATTTAAAAGAATAGGTGTTCCAGCTCATGAAATCGCTATGATGATGACTATTGCTTTAAGATTTATCCCTACTCTTTTAGAAGAAGCTGATAAAATTATGAAAGCCCAGTCAGCCAGAGGAGCTGACTTTGACACCGGGAATCTTGTTGAAAGAGCAAAAAGTTTTATTCCTGTACTTGTACCCTTATTTGTAAGTGCTTTCAGAAGAGCCGATGAATTAGCAACTGCCATGGAAGCAAGATGCTACAGGGGAAGTACGGGAAGAACCAGGATGAAACAATTGAAAATAACACAGATTGATGTGTTGATGATAATAATTATGCTATTATTTTCAGTTCTGGTAATGTATATTCAATATGCTTAA
- the rplQ gene encoding 50S ribosomal protein L17, with translation MPAQRKLGRTTDQRKAMLRGLVTSLFVNGRIETTEARAKEVKNIAEKLIRLAVKEADNFTSKQVKVSHAKINSVGKKVTKTVTSKNGRKYEVVEREEKTELVPVDNPSRLHARRQILKWLYKVKDSKGNTIKLADKIFDDIASKYKDRNGGYTRIYRIGPRRGDAAEMVILELV, from the coding sequence ATGCCGGCTCAAAGAAAACTTGGACGTACAACAGATCAGAGAAAAGCAATGCTCAGAGGGCTTGTAACTTCTCTATTTGTTAATGGCAGGATAGAAACTACCGAAGCAAGAGCAAAGGAAGTTAAGAATATTGCCGAAAAACTAATAAGACTTGCTGTTAAAGAAGCGGATAATTTCACTTCTAAGCAGGTAAAGGTTTCCCATGCAAAAATAAACAGTGTAGGGAAAAAGGTTACTAAAACTGTTACATCAAAAAATGGCAGAAAATATGAAGTAGTAGAAAGAGAAGAAAAAACAGAACTGGTTCCTGTTGACAATCCTTCAAGACTGCATGCAAGAAGACAGATTTTAAAATGGCTTTATAAAGTAAAGGATTCAAAAGGAAATACCATTAAGCTTGCAGATAAGATATTTGATGATATAGCGAGCAAATATAAAGACAGGAATGGCGGTTATACCAGGATCTACAGGATAGGACCTCGTAGAGGTGACGCTGCTGAAATGGTAATACTTGAGTTAGTGTAA
- a CDS encoding class I SAM-dependent methyltransferase produces the protein MKEHYYSENPESEIKEITFDYQIKNVSLKFTSVSGVFSFKNKIDKASELLIKSFYPSGKMLLDMGCGYGAIGLFLKALFPNLLVVLSDINNRAVEYSILNARNNNLQVKVIQSNLFSNLSGLRFDDIVTNPPIAAGKKLNTDLINKSHDYLNTGGALWLVAYHNKGGSTYKNIMKERFGNVEDIEKSGGIRVYKSIKL, from the coding sequence GTGAAAGAACATTATTATTCAGAAAATCCTGAATCAGAAATAAAAGAAATTACTTTTGACTATCAAATTAAAAATGTTTCATTAAAATTTACCTCTGTAAGCGGAGTTTTTTCATTTAAAAATAAAATTGACAAAGCTTCTGAGCTACTGATAAAAAGTTTTTATCCTTCAGGTAAAATGCTTCTTGATATGGGTTGCGGATACGGTGCAATAGGCCTGTTTTTAAAAGCCCTTTTCCCTAATCTGCTTGTTGTTCTGTCTGATATAAACAACAGAGCCGTGGAATATTCTATTTTAAATGCTAGAAATAACAATCTCCAGGTCAAAGTTATACAAAGTAACTTATTTTCCAATTTATCCGGATTGAGATTCGATGATATCGTAACTAATCCTCCAATTGCCGCTGGGAAAAAACTTAATACAGATCTAATAAATAAATCCCATGATTACTTAAATACAGGCGGAGCCTTATGGCTTGTTGCTTATCATAACAAGGGAGGATCTACTTATAAAAATATTATGAAAGAAAGATTTGGCAATGTGGAAGACATTGAAAAAAGTGGCGGTATCAGAGTATATAAGTCGATAAAACTTTAG
- the rplM gene encoding 50S ribosomal protein L13 — protein sequence MKTYVAKAEGIQRKWYVVDAEGKPLGRLASEVAKILRGKHKPEYTPHVDTGDHVIVLNAEKVILTGKKLDQKYHRYYTGYPGGLKEIKYRDFLKRRPERAIEIAVKGMLPKNSLGRAMFKKLKVYKGSEHKHQAQKPEILDLNI from the coding sequence ATGAAGACTTATGTGGCAAAAGCCGAAGGAATCCAGAGGAAATGGTATGTAGTTGATGCGGAAGGCAAGCCACTGGGAAGGCTGGCAAGTGAAGTTGCAAAAATATTAAGAGGTAAACATAAACCTGAATATACCCCACATGTAGATACAGGAGATCATGTAATTGTTCTCAATGCAGAAAAGGTTATATTGACAGGGAAAAAGCTTGATCAAAAATATCACAGATATTACACTGGCTATCCTGGAGGACTAAAAGAAATCAAGTATAGAGATTTTCTGAAGAGAAGGCCTGAACGTGCAATAGAAATTGCTGTGAAGGGTATGCTTCCTAAGAATAGTTTGGGAAGAGCTATGTTTAAGAAGCTTAAAGTGTACAAAGGAAGCGAGCATAAACACCAGGCTCAGAAACCAGAAATTCTGGACTTGAATATTTAG
- the truA gene encoding tRNA pseudouridine(38-40) synthase TruA, whose translation MRNIKLTIEYDGTGYHGWQTQANAVTVQDTLEKCIKKLTGEDCNLIGSSRTDVGVHALGQVANFYTNSKIPAEKFSFALNSVLPDDIVIVSSEEAGPDFHARFHAKAKRYLYYIYNSTFPSALLRNRAWHVPYSLDISLMESASTYLKGTHDFTAFRAAGSTTKTSIRTIMDITLVKKQKIIEIDVLGNGFLYNMVRIIAGTLVEVGRGKICPDSIPAILESRDRSNAGITAPAHGLYLAQVFY comes from the coding sequence ATGAGAAATATAAAGCTAACGATAGAATATGACGGTACGGGTTACCATGGTTGGCAGACCCAGGCTAATGCTGTTACGGTACAGGATACTTTAGAAAAATGTATAAAGAAACTGACAGGAGAAGATTGTAACCTTATTGGTTCGAGCAGAACTGATGTGGGAGTTCATGCTTTAGGACAGGTAGCTAATTTTTACACCAATTCAAAAATACCTGCCGAAAAGTTCTCCTTTGCTTTAAACAGCGTACTTCCCGACGATATTGTAATTGTATCATCTGAGGAAGCAGGCCCTGATTTCCATGCGAGATTTCATGCAAAAGCGAAAAGATATTTATACTATATTTATAATTCTACTTTTCCCTCAGCCCTGTTAAGGAACAGGGCATGGCATGTGCCTTATTCTTTGGATATATCTTTAATGGAGAGCGCATCAACCTATTTGAAAGGCACTCATGATTTTACTGCTTTCAGGGCCGCGGGAAGCACAACAAAGACAAGTATTAGAACTATAATGGATATTACCCTGGTAAAAAAGCAAAAAATAATAGAAATTGATGTACTTGGAAACGGGTTTCTCTATAATATGGTTAGGATTATAGCGGGTACTCTTGTTGAGGTGGGAAGAGGTAAAATTTGTCCGGATTCAATTCCTGCAATTTTGGAGAGCCGTGACAGAAGCAATGCGGGAATAACAGCCCCTGCACACGGGCTCTATCTGGCGCAGGTTTTTTATTAA
- a CDS encoding ROK family protein, protein MYYVGIDLGGTKIAAGLVDKQGKILAKASTSTGKERPADEIIKDMAMLAKQVIDDYGIETTSVKSIGIGCPGIVNDKDGTLIYANNIPNLSNKNLRAGIQRYINLPVILDNDANCAALAESVAGAAKDVDHSVTITLGTGIGSGVIINGRIYSGMNNAGAELGHMVIAMGGKKCNCGRSGCWEVYASATALIEQVKEAIRKNPDSLIYRLVEGDLSKINAKVAFDAAKAGDSTAVEVINRYYTYVAEGIINTVNIFCPQVVVIGGGISKQGEYLLKPIREMVNKYMLFKGNSSMEIRTAKMGNDAGIVGAAMLGRD, encoded by the coding sequence ATGTATTATGTAGGAATTGATCTTGGAGGCACAAAAATTGCAGCAGGTCTGGTTGATAAGCAGGGGAAAATACTAGCAAAAGCAAGCACAAGTACAGGAAAAGAAAGACCTGCTGATGAAATTATAAAAGATATGGCTATGCTGGCTAAGCAAGTTATCGATGACTACGGGATAGAAACAACCAGTGTGAAAAGCATAGGAATAGGCTGCCCCGGCATTGTTAATGATAAGGATGGTACTCTTATATATGCAAATAATATTCCTAATCTGTCAAATAAAAACTTAAGAGCAGGAATCCAAAGATATATCAATTTGCCTGTCATACTTGATAATGATGCGAACTGTGCAGCTCTTGCAGAAAGTGTAGCAGGAGCGGCAAAAGATGTAGACCATTCAGTAACTATTACTCTAGGAACCGGGATAGGGAGCGGAGTGATTATCAACGGCAGGATTTACAGCGGTATGAATAATGCCGGTGCTGAGCTGGGACATATGGTTATCGCAATGGGAGGGAAAAAGTGCAATTGTGGCAGATCAGGATGTTGGGAAGTGTATGCTTCGGCGACTGCACTGATAGAGCAGGTGAAGGAAGCGATTAGAAAAAACCCTGATTCTCTGATATACAGATTGGTTGAAGGTGATCTTTCTAAGATTAATGCAAAAGTAGCTTTTGACGCAGCAAAAGCAGGAGATAGCACGGCTGTCGAAGTAATAAACCGTTATTACACATACGTGGCTGAAGGTATAATCAATACTGTTAATATTTTTTGTCCGCAGGTAGTAGTAATCGGAGGAGGTATTTCCAAACAAGGGGAATATCTGTTGAAGCCCATAAGAGAAATGGTTAATAAATACATGTTGTTTAAGGGCAATTCTTCAATGGAAATAAGAACAGCAAAAATGGGAAATGATGCAGGAATAGTAGGAGCTGCCATGCTGGGCAGAGATTAG